Within Cyanobacteria bacterium GSL.Bin1, the genomic segment TCTTCTTCGCCATCGAGAGAATAGACCCCTGGTAAATCAATTACGGTCACTTCCGTGCCATCGTATTGATATTTTCCTTCTTTGCGGTCAACGGTGACCCCTGGCCAATTGCCAGTCCGCTGGTTCGTACCCGTGAGATCGTTAAAAAGAGTGGTTTTGCCACAATTGGGATTGCCAATTAAAGCGATTGTCTGTTTTTTCATATTAGTCACTAGTCATTGGTCATTGGTTCAGTTAATCCTTGCTGCTGTGTCTGCTAAGGCAATTCCTCGACAACCAGTGCTGCTGCTTCGTCTTTACGCAGACTTAATTTGAAGCCCCGCACCAAAATTTCGACAGGATCACCCAGGGGTGCAACGCGAGTCACAGTAAACTCTGTACCAGGGGTAAGCCCCATTGCCAATAGTTTCTGCTTATAGGCTTTCTTCGCCGCATCATCCATTTTTTCAAAGCGAGCCACTTTTCCTTGTTGATGAACTTGCAAATCTTTCAATGTTGTTTTTTGAATTTCCATCTCATTAACCTCTTCCACTTCCACCAGATAATCAAAGGGTTGATCGGAGACGAGAATCCGCTTTGCCATTCCGTCATCGATCCCAATACGGGTCTCCCCAACCCCAACCACAATATTTCCCGCCAGATTCTGCAGAACTTTAATTTTCATCCCCGGTGCCAACCCCATCCCCACCAGACGATTCACCCCATCTTTGCTTTTATAGCCCGCAATCCAAAGCTGGTTACCCACTTGCGCTTTTGCCAGTGGCATGATGGTGCGTTCCTGACGATGGTTTTCCCCTCCGCCGTGATGACGGTGTCGTCTTTGTTGTTGATGGTGCGGTTGGTGAGGCATAATTTTGCGTCCTTACTTACTGCAAGTTTCTGAATGAGCTAGAGATTACTAAGTTCTAGTAATCTCATTTGTGTGCTGGGAGTTGAAAGAAAATCTCAAAAAAGTTTTCAATATAGTTGAAAACTTTTATTATTTATCAACCTATCATTAGTGATATCACAATCGACTGTATACGTAAGCATGAGTTAAGGAACATTTAACCTTCCGCAAAGCAAATGCTTGAAAGCTTTAAGTAATGTATCAAGTTTGACAGTTTGTCTTTTGACGATCGCAAAAAGCCTCCCTTACGGTTTTCCTAGGAGACACCTCCCATGCCTTTCTTGCCGAAACTGTCGGCTTAATCGATTCCTAATAACTCAGTGGCGGGATGAAACAACGAGTCAATCTTGCCAGTACATTTGTCTGTGACGGCTAGTACCAATGGCGCGATCAACTGAACAATCTTTAGTGGCTTTACCGCTATAAACATACTGAATATGCAGCGCGAGGCATTACAGAGTATTGGATTATTGATCCTGAAGAACAAAAAATGACCCTTTGCCTTCTTTTAAAACTGACCAACTACATAGTTGGGCTGGGAAAAGACCAAACCTTGAACCCCTACACTTCAGCTTGCAACTCCTTCCTGCTCAAG encodes:
- a CDS encoding iron transporter, whose amino-acid sequence is MPHQPHHQQQRRHRHHGGGENHRQERTIMPLAKAQVGNQLWIAGYKSKDGVNRLVGMGLAPGMKIKVLQNLAGNIVVGVGETRIGIDDGMAKRILVSDQPFDYLVEVEEVNEMEIQKTTLKDLQVHQQGKVARFEKMDDAAKKAYKQKLLAMGLTPGTEFTVTRVAPLGDPVEILVRGFKLSLRKDEAAALVVEELP